ATAATTGGTGTTTCGAATGTTCTACTTCTTTTTTATGTCACCAAACACAGTGAGAACTTGCGGCAGTTTTGCTTAGCGCTAGTATTGGCTCGTTTGGGATTGAGTGGTCAAACTCTCAGCTGCCAACCCCGAGTGTCAACCGTTTGTCTTGGATCTAGAAATTAATGGGCATAACTCTGTGTGATGTTGACATGTCCTAGTGTTAGGTTTTTAGATTAATTTGTTAGCTTTTGTTCATTCTGTGTGAGGACTGGACCCGTGCCCTGTTGAACCATGTGAGGTCTTTCTTCGGCTGAGACATAATTCATGGGTCCGACTTCTTGTTGTCCTCCGACATCTACCATTTAATTCTGGATATACGTTATTCTGAATATTCTTGCTTTGGATGTGCACTTCATGCTGGTATGGAAATTATTACCTAACTAGACCATGTTCCTTGTGATAACTTGTGGTACCTGCTATGTTTTGTGCATCGACAAGTTGCATGTGCATGATTACTTGATTAGGTGGTAGGCTCACTTCTATCATGCTGCACATATCTCAATCTGTTGTTTATGCATGTTGGTTATGCAAGGTCAAGGCCTTGTACAGAAACGGGTTCAAAGAAATTAAGATGATTTAACTAGTCGTATCTTCTAAAGCAGACTTGTAGAAATGTAACATTAAGAACAAATGAGGATAAAACAAGATTTCCATCTTAAAAGCAAAGTACCGCCTGGAGCAGTAGTGGCAACGTAATGCGTGTATACTACCAAAAGATAACTATGCTACACAGAATAGATATCATTTTGAGTACAACACACTTCAGTAATTCTCTTCTATCAAAATTCAATTGTTTCGGTATATTTTAAACTGTTATGTCTAAAAATAGTTATAGACAGGTTGTTGCTTTTACCAGTTTAACTCGTGTAGAAAGCTAGTCCAAATACTAGCACAAATTTTGTTTTTGAGCTAATAAAAAAGCTTGTACAAACACCAAGTAGTGTTGGTTGGTGCTTTTAGTTTGCCAACTTCCAACTTCACAAGAAAAAGGTTGTTGGTTCTTACATGATTGCAGTTGTCTCACTGAAGCTAGCTTGTTTTTTGTTGTTTGGAAACAGTTTTGGACCTTGGTTCTTAATTTTGtgatattcttattgcttcgatGCAAAAGTTATTCATCTTAGCAGTACTACTGGTTTTATGAGGTGGATGCATAATATATTGCTTAAACCTGGGATCCTATGCTCATGAACAAGGGAGCAAACTTGACAATGATCTGTATATTAGTTGTGGGTTTTGGTTAAACAAAAGGTGTCCAGTAGCGTGTCTCATACACAAACTGGCTCGGAAACTACTGGGTGAAGTTTGATATGGGGATTTTTAGATAGTTTATAGTTTTTTACAACAACTCTTTACCCCTATATGTCATGTTTTTACATCGATGTTACCTAATCTAGTCATATGAGTTGTACTGCTTGTCAGGTGCAATTGTTGTATTAATCTCATTGGGTAGATGGTTATATATTGGACATGATCATATTAACCTCTAGTCATGTGCATGCCATGGCTCAACAGTTACGTTTTGATATTGAATCCAACAATTTTCGGTGTCACTTAACCCTTTGATATTTGGTCTATCTTTAAATAACTGAAACTAGTAGTCTAGACAATGGATGCTTTAAATAATTGAAACTACTAGTGTAGACAATGTGTTAGAGACTTAGAGTACGTAATGGGCTTGGGCTGACGGTATAGCCCGTTAGTATTAGGGTTAATTAGAGATAAATTCACATCTAGGTGTCCAGTAGCGTGTCTCATACACAAACTGGCTCGGAAACTACTGGGTGAAGTTTGATATGGGGATTTTTAGATAGTTTATAGTTTTTTACAACAACTCTTTACCCCTATATGTCATGTTTTTACATCGATGTTACCTAATCTAGTCATATGAGTTGTACTGCTTGTCAGGTGCAATTGTTGTATTAATCTCATTGGGTAGATGGTTATATATTGGACATGATCATATTAACCTCTAGTCATGTGCATGCCATGGCTCAACAGTTACGTTTTGATATTGAATCCAACAATTTTCGGTGTCACTTAACCCTTTGATATTTGGTCTATCTTTAAATAACTGAAACTAGTAGTCTAGACAATGGATGCTTTAAATAATTGAAACTACTAGTGTAGACAATGTGTTAGAGTACGTAATGGGCTTGGGCTGACGGTATAGCCCGTTAGTATTAGGGTTAATTAGAGATAAATTCACATCTTTGCCCACAGATTCTGGTTATACATTACTTGTAAGGCTAATCAATTATTGCCAATGTGTTGGGCTGCAGTAGATATTTAGAGATCATTTGTTAAATGACTAAACTTAAGAATGTCTGCCAATTACCGGATCGCATGGAAGATTTGTGATGCTTTGCACACCTGAAGTATCACAAATTAGAAATCATGTGTTTTATGGCAGAAGTTAAGAATGTTTTGTTAATAGCTTATATCTTGCATCATAAGAATTGAAACTCTAGTCAATGTTCAATTTCAGTATCCTGTTTCATATTTTTGTCTTAAGTGTTTATCAGTCATATATTAACTAGTAGACAGTACTGAAGCTGGAAATATGCACTCTGGTCACCTCAGTAAAGAAAGCTAAGAAACTTGTCCAGAGGCTAATTCTTCTCCATTCTGATTTTTATTCCAGGTGACCTACTTCAAGTGTGGAGGCGTCTCCCTTGGTGTTGGCATGCAACACCATGTAGCTGATGGAATGTCTGGATTGCACTTCATAAACTCATGGTCTGACCTCTGCCGTGGAGCTCAAATTGCAGTCATGCCCTTCATCGACCGAACTCTTGTCCGTGCCCGGGATCCACCAACTCCATGCTACCCACACGTTGAGTACCAACCTGCTCCCGCGATGCTGTCGTCAGCTCCCCAGGCTCTCACTGGAAAGCCGACGTTGGCTCCAACGGCAGTGGACATCTTCAAGCTCACCCGCTCAGATCTCGGCCGCTTGCGCTCGCAGCTCCCTACGGGTGAAGGTGCACCACGTTTCAGCACGTATGCAGTGTTAGCTGCACATGTCTGGCGATGTGCCTCCCTTGCGCGCGGCCTGCCTGCAGAACAGCCCACCAAGCTGTATTGTGCCACTGATGGGCGACAACGGCTACAGCCCCCATTGCCAGAGGGTTACTTCGGAAATGTCATCTTCACCGCCACCCCACTCGCTGAGGCAGGCAAGGTGACCAGTGGCGTGGCAGATGGAGCAGCGGTCATCCAGGGAGCACTGGATATGATGTCTGAGGACTACTGCCGCTCAGCATTGGACTACCTGGAGATACAACCAGATTTATCAGCATTGGTCCGTGGAGCCCACACATTTCGGTGCCCTAACCTCGGTCTCACCAGCTGGGTGCGCCTGCCAATCCACGACGCCGATTTTGGTTGGGGACGGCCGGTGTTCATGGGTCCCGGAGGGATCGCCTACGAGGGGCTGGCGTTCGTCCTCCCGAGCGCAAACAAGGACGGCAGCCTGTCCATTGCCATCTCATTGCAGGCCGAGCACATGGAGAAGTTCCGGAAGCTGATCCTCGACGTGTAATCAGGCTGCAATTTTATGCTATCAGAGAGAAGATACAGGGCAAGGAAGATTCAGTTTTTTTTTGTCAAAAAAGTTACAGGTTCTTGTACTGGAACCTCTTCCGGGGTAAATTGTATATGTTATCAAACAATGATTTCTGTTTTGTGAAGAAAATTAATAATGAGTTCTCGTAGCAACCTGAACCTGAAACCTGAGGCTGCGTCAAGGGATTTGATTGCCTGGGGCTATTCTTATCAGCTCATTCTGCCATCGCCCTACACTGTTGAATACAGATGTGATGCGAGTAGAGCCGTGGGGGTCGCATGCTGTTATTTTACAAGGCTTTACTCTCTTTGTTTGGCGAAAGGAGCAAAGGTGCCTTCATTGAATTAAGAGGTAAAAGACTCGTCAGAGTTACAGAAGGCCTAGGAGATGGCCTGAGAGAAAAGTAGAAGTACAGTGTACAGAGGGCTTACAGGATAGTTTGAACTCACGTTATTACCGTCCAGTCTACACCTACTGAATTCGGCTACTATTTGGCCTAAGGCAGCTACAAAGGGACGGTGCTTGCTTTCATTTCTTCCCCGAAAAATTTGCGGAGAACCACCATTGAGGAGAAGTGCTTCTTTCTTGCGCCGTCGATCTGCTGGATGTCCTGGAGCCACCACTCCTGCATACTGGGCGTGAGCATGTCTCCGGCTTCAGGTTCAGAGGAAACGAGTGAAGCAGAATGCCCGGACCCCAGCCGTGTATGAGCAATTCGAGAACAGATGATCTGACGTCTCCTCTGCCAGACAGCACAGGAGAAAGGCTTTCATTGTGCGGCCATCCACGCTTAGTCAAATCATCAGCAGTTATGCACGGCCTTGAATTGCCAGCCAAGCCAGGAACTTCACTTTGGGAAGGATTTTGATCTGCCAAATGATTCAGAAAAACATTGCCTCAGTTCTGCCCCTAAGTTGATGCTGATACGCTGTTTTAGCAGTGAAAAACCCATCTGCTGTTCAGCAAGCTCCAATAACCTGGGAGCGATGACACAGATCAATATATTCTATGAGCACCTCTTTTGGGGTATTTGGCTTGATGAAAGAGATCCACTTATTATAAAGGATGCCTTCTCTGACCGATATCTTCTGATGGGTACTACGCTTATAAAGATTAGGAAAACTGTGCTTCAATGTGTCACCTTGAAACCAGTGAGCATGCCAAAGCTCAGTATTCAGGCCATTGCCAATGGTTATGGTGGTGCTTGCCTTAAAGCTTAAACACAGTCAAAGAAGAACTGTTGATTGGGAGCGGGAGACACTTCCAAGGTTTATCATCATCAACGGCATTCTGCCAGGAGCCATCTCACCTTTAATGCACCGCTTTGAAAAGACAAATTGAGGCGAGAGAGAAAGGGGTACAGAGCACAGACTTGGCTCCATTTCAGTAGGCATTTGCCGCCATTAACTGAATCTGAGCCAGCCCAAAGAAAGGCTCTCCGCAGCTTTTCTATCTCATCGATCGACCATTTTAGCTGAATTATTGGCGCAATCACAAGCAAGAACTCTGAACTCGATGGAACTGGTAAAAAACATTTTACTCTGCTTCACGAAACAAGACACCACAGCTCGTTAGAGAGCAGAGCCGTCATCAGTTTCAGGCTTCAACAACGATTCGCCCAGAACCGTCATCATTTCAGGTTTGGGTGCCATGTTTTTACCCTGACGGAATGCTAATTACAGCGCTCGAGCTCAGTCGAAGGTGGGACGCGGAAGGTACAGGCCCATGTGGGCCCAAAGTCAAAAGCATAGATAGCAAACCTCCACGCAGCCGGGGTCGCACCGGCCATTTATGATCGTTTCGCGTCGGCATCGACTAGGCCCATCGGCGATCGAGCGACGAGGCGCCGGGCGTCGctgatcgccgccgccgccttgccgTAGGCCGCTGACACGGCCGCCGCATTGCCGGTCGCCGCTGATCGCCGCAGCCGCCTTGCCGAACGCCGCTGATCACAGCGCCTGGATTGCCATACGCCGCTGATCGCCGCGGCCAACTTGCCGCACGCCCGCACCA
This region of Lolium perenne isolate Kyuss_39 chromosome 2, Kyuss_2.0, whole genome shotgun sequence genomic DNA includes:
- the LOC127335437 gene encoding hydroxycinnamoyl-CoA:5-hydroxyanthranilate N-hydroxycinnamoyltransferase HHT4 codes for the protein MAAITVRRSTMVRPAAERPRERLWNSNLDLVVPRFHTPSVYFYRRPDSEGPFFDADRMRRALADALVPFYPMAGRLARDEDGRVEIDCSGEGVLFVEADAPDAAVDDYGDFAPTMELKRLIPSVEYTDDISSFPLLVLQVTYFKCGGVSLGVGMQHHVADGMSGLHFINSWSDLCRGAQIAVMPFIDRTLVRARDPPTPCYPHVEYQPAPAMLSSAPQALTGKPTLAPTAVDIFKLTRSDLGRLRSQLPTGEGAPRFSTYAVLAAHVWRCASLARGLPAEQPTKLYCATDGRQRLQPPLPEGYFGNVIFTATPLAEAGKVTSGVADGAAVIQGALDMMSEDYCRSALDYLEIQPDLSALVRGAHTFRCPNLGLTSWVRLPIHDADFGWGRPVFMGPGGIAYEGLAFVLPSANKDGSLSIAISLQAEHMEKFRKLILDV